In a single window of the Agrobacterium vitis genome:
- a CDS encoding ABC transporter permease, giving the protein MKKPFPLVSTVIVLIAAAYFLVPLYATFQFSLQMLRGQWSFAAYRSVFSSDEFLSTLGYSAFASLMAIVVGAVIVVPTAYWVRLRLPKLRPIVEFVSLLPLIIPPVVLVFGYIRLFGSSSYLPLTMSENGTNILLVIGYVTLSLPYMFRAVDNGMAAIDITTLTEAAESLGASRLRTITEVIFPNVRSAIVSGAFLTFSISLGEFVFASLLNRPAFGPYMVKIGQDRAYEPAALAILSFALTWGCMVLMQLFANKKPGQRWLPRSIARQAPLSSSMPPRSATR; this is encoded by the coding sequence ATGAAAAAGCCCTTTCCGCTGGTCTCGACCGTCATCGTCCTTATCGCCGCCGCCTATTTCCTCGTCCCGCTCTATGCGACCTTCCAGTTTTCCCTGCAAATGCTGCGGGGCCAGTGGAGTTTTGCCGCTTACCGTTCGGTGTTTTCCAGCGACGAGTTTCTGTCTACCCTCGGCTACTCGGCCTTTGCCTCATTGATGGCCATCGTGGTCGGTGCGGTCATCGTCGTGCCGACAGCCTATTGGGTACGGCTGCGGCTGCCGAAACTCCGGCCCATTGTCGAGTTCGTCAGTCTCCTGCCGCTGATCATTCCGCCGGTCGTGCTGGTGTTCGGTTATATCCGGTTGTTTGGTTCCAGTTCCTATCTGCCGCTCACCATGTCGGAAAACGGCACTAATATCCTGCTGGTGATCGGCTACGTCACATTGTCCTTGCCCTATATGTTTCGGGCCGTGGACAATGGCATGGCCGCCATTGATATCACCACCCTGACGGAAGCCGCCGAAAGCCTCGGCGCATCGCGTCTTCGCACCATTACCGAGGTCATTTTTCCCAATGTGCGCTCGGCCATTGTCTCCGGCGCCTTTTTGACCTTCTCAATCTCGCTTGGTGAATTCGTCTTCGCCAGCCTTCTCAATCGCCCGGCCTTCGGCCCTTATATGGTCAAGATCGGCCAGGACCGCGCTTATGAACCGGCAGCGCTTGCCATTCTGTCCTTTGCGCTGACCTGGGGCTGCATGGTCCTCATGCAATTATTCGCCAATAAAAAACCCGGACAGCGCTGGTTGCCGCGCAGTATTGCACGCCAGGCCCCGCTGTCCTCTTCAATGCCCCCAAGGAGTGCAACCCGATGA
- a CDS encoding ParA family protein codes for MPVISFANAKGGAGKTTAALLLATELAHQGYRICILDADPQRWITQWSEAAGLQHNIEVISEVSVGSLQGHIREGRKTADYVIIDLAGARDAIVTMAIGLSDHVMIPVQGCAMDAKGAAQILDLIEQMRIAGNLVIPHSVVLTRVASMVTTRALLAIKGLLAARGVNVINTPIAERNAFRDIFETGGTVYSMDPAKVSNLDKAQDNSRAFAAEVVHLLPVKVVRSLRPRLLRLIGDAA; via the coding sequence ATGCCAGTCATCTCATTTGCCAATGCCAAAGGCGGCGCGGGTAAAACCACAGCAGCACTGCTGCTTGCCACAGAACTTGCCCATCAGGGCTACCGGATCTGTATTCTCGATGCCGATCCGCAGCGCTGGATTACCCAATGGTCGGAAGCCGCCGGGTTGCAGCACAATATCGAAGTCATTTCCGAAGTCAGCGTTGGATCATTGCAGGGCCATATCCGCGAAGGCCGCAAAACCGCCGATTACGTTATCATCGACCTGGCCGGTGCGCGTGACGCCATCGTTACCATGGCGATCGGGCTTTCCGACCATGTGATGATTCCCGTTCAGGGCTGTGCCATGGACGCCAAGGGGGCCGCCCAGATCCTCGACCTGATCGAACAGATGCGGATTGCCGGTAATCTGGTTATTCCGCATTCGGTGGTTCTGACGCGGGTCGCCTCGATGGTCACCACACGGGCGCTTCTTGCTATCAAGGGCCTGCTGGCGGCGCGTGGGGTGAATGTCATCAATACGCCGATTGCCGAGCGCAATGCTTTCCGGGATATTTTCGAGACTGGCGGCACGGTCTATTCGATGGACCCGGCCAAGGTCAGCAATCTGGATAAGGCCCAGGACAATTCACGCGCCTTTGCTGCGGAAGTCGTGCATTTGTTGCCGGTAAAAGTGGTACGAAGCCTGCGCCCGCGCCTTTTGCGGCTGATCGGTGATGCCGCCTGA
- a CDS encoding L,D-transpeptidase family protein: MQPLWKTGLIVVALLSTVSQPALARSPYTGQNANTVLITPSGEVLDFVPEQGSVMISRDRMGRTVLIDRSGNLIATEMPADMVYGRPNRNSNTSDYYPPAPSGGGYDDEDMATGGIPEDQPVERQPLGEGYPQNVNHDPSVSDDALARPASPSTAAPSTLGSSGKAKPEITALQVFLAREGFSPGAIDGHMGMNVQKALEAWQQKTGETLNPNDTDAIVERLRMNGGLPFTSYTLTAADAAGPYVAEIPEDYSQKAAMPSLGYTSTTEMLAEKFHMDEGYLKALNPGVDFTVPGSTVKVVSIGQPHSGRVARIVADKGRKQVLAYGEDGQLITAYPASIGSNDTPSPSGTVQVQRVAFDPGYTYNPKVNFQQGANDKVLNIPPGPNGPVGTVWIALSKPTYGIHGTPEPSKIGRTQSHGCIRLTNWDATELAKMVQPGVTVEFVD, encoded by the coding sequence GTGCAGCCGCTTTGGAAAACTGGTCTCATCGTCGTCGCGCTTCTCTCAACCGTGTCGCAGCCTGCGCTGGCGCGCAGCCCCTATACGGGGCAGAACGCGAATACGGTGCTGATTACCCCCTCAGGCGAGGTTCTGGATTTCGTACCCGAACAGGGCTCGGTGATGATCAGCCGCGACCGCATGGGCCGCACGGTGTTGATCGACCGCTCCGGCAATCTGATTGCGACTGAAATGCCTGCCGACATGGTTTATGGGCGCCCCAACCGCAACAGTAATACCAGTGACTACTATCCGCCTGCCCCATCCGGTGGCGGCTACGACGATGAAGACATGGCAACCGGCGGCATTCCAGAGGATCAGCCCGTTGAGCGCCAGCCGCTCGGCGAGGGCTATCCGCAAAACGTCAACCACGATCCGTCAGTGAGCGACGATGCCCTGGCACGGCCTGCTTCCCCCTCGACCGCAGCGCCTTCGACGCTTGGCAGCAGCGGCAAGGCCAAGCCGGAAATCACCGCGCTTCAGGTCTTTCTTGCCCGCGAAGGGTTTTCGCCGGGCGCTATCGACGGCCATATGGGCATGAATGTGCAAAAGGCGCTGGAGGCCTGGCAGCAGAAGACCGGCGAAACGCTGAACCCTAACGACACCGACGCCATAGTGGAGCGGTTGCGTATGAATGGCGGCCTGCCCTTCACCAGCTACACGCTGACCGCTGCCGACGCCGCTGGCCCCTATGTGGCGGAAATCCCTGAGGATTACAGCCAGAAGGCAGCGATGCCGTCGCTTGGCTATACATCCACGACCGAAATGCTGGCTGAGAAGTTCCACATGGATGAGGGGTATTTGAAAGCGCTCAATCCCGGTGTCGATTTCACTGTTCCCGGCAGCACGGTCAAAGTGGTCAGCATCGGCCAGCCCCATAGCGGACGGGTTGCCCGCATCGTTGCCGACAAGGGCCGCAAACAGGTTCTGGCGTATGGTGAGGATGGCCAGTTGATCACCGCCTATCCGGCCAGCATCGGCTCCAATGACACGCCATCGCCATCCGGCACCGTGCAGGTGCAGCGCGTCGCGTTCGATCCCGGCTATACCTATAATCCGAAGGTCAATTTCCAGCAGGGTGCCAATGACAAGGTGCTGAATATTCCGCCAGGCCCAAATGGCCCGGTCGGCACCGTCTGGATCGCCCTGTCCAAGCCAACCTACGGCATCCACGGCACACCGGAGCCCTCGAAAATCGGTCGCACCCAGAGCCATGGCTGTATCCGCCTGACCAATTGGGATGCAACGGAACTGGCCAAGATGGTGCAGCCTGGCGTTACCGTTGAATTCGTGGACTGA
- a CDS encoding methyl-accepting chemotaxis protein gives MGLMSLGFGNDTKAVLDAFNRSQAIIEFDLKGNILDANENFCKAVGYTKSEIIGKHHRIFVDPEEVKTQAYTAFWAKLASGQFDQRQYKRFTKTGEPIWIEGSYNPVFRGKTPYKVVKIATDITTVKNKTIDNDGKIDALLRSQAVIEFTPSGQIITANENFCTTLGYELGDITGKHHSMFCDQTYVASPAYKEFWRKLGAGEYQSDEFLRIGKGGKKVYIQATYNPIFDEKGKVIKVVKFASDVTGRVNAIAAIGAGLERLSNCNIRITIDEPFIPTFEHLRNDFNMSIGKFQETLAQVLSETASVSSNSREMLTASGSLAQRSEQQAAALEQTSAALEEITATVKESSIRTKDTRNLVRDAHLAATESVKVVNFTVDAMSRIEVASKEISNIISVIDEIAFQTNLLALNAGVEAARAGESGKGFAVVAQEVRELAQRSAKAAKEISELIAKSNNEVKDGVRLVGETGSALTRIESFVQSIDVNIEAIATASSEQSTSLSEISTAVNALDQMTQKNAGMVGSMNAISEALSSGAAKLTELANRFQLNRRSAIREPGSSAALRGSDRRDSNRTAA, from the coding sequence ATGGGATTAATGTCACTTGGCTTCGGAAATGATACAAAAGCTGTTCTCGATGCTTTCAATCGTTCTCAAGCAATCATTGAATTTGACCTTAAAGGCAATATTCTCGATGCAAACGAGAATTTCTGCAAAGCGGTTGGCTATACGAAATCCGAAATCATCGGCAAGCATCACAGGATCTTTGTCGATCCTGAAGAAGTGAAAACCCAAGCCTATACCGCTTTCTGGGCAAAACTCGCCTCAGGCCAGTTCGATCAGCGCCAGTATAAGCGCTTTACCAAAACAGGTGAACCGATCTGGATTGAAGGCTCCTATAATCCGGTTTTTCGCGGCAAAACACCTTATAAGGTTGTGAAAATTGCCACGGACATCACGACTGTCAAGAACAAGACCATTGATAACGACGGCAAGATCGACGCACTGTTGCGTTCGCAGGCTGTTATCGAGTTTACGCCCTCCGGCCAAATCATCACCGCCAATGAAAATTTCTGCACAACGCTTGGCTATGAATTGGGCGACATCACTGGCAAGCACCATTCGATGTTTTGCGATCAAACCTATGTAGCCTCGCCCGCATACAAGGAATTCTGGCGCAAGCTGGGCGCCGGAGAGTACCAGAGCGATGAATTTCTGCGTATCGGCAAAGGCGGCAAGAAGGTTTATATCCAAGCAACCTATAATCCGATTTTCGATGAAAAGGGAAAAGTCATCAAGGTTGTGAAATTCGCTAGCGACGTGACAGGTCGTGTCAATGCCATTGCCGCCATCGGTGCAGGCCTGGAACGCCTGTCGAACTGCAATATCCGCATAACGATCGATGAGCCCTTCATTCCGACCTTCGAGCATCTGCGCAACGACTTCAACATGTCGATCGGCAAGTTTCAGGAAACCCTGGCCCAGGTTCTGTCGGAAACTGCTTCTGTCTCAAGCAATAGCAGGGAGATGCTGACAGCGTCTGGCAGTCTTGCCCAACGCTCTGAACAGCAGGCGGCAGCGCTCGAACAGACCTCTGCTGCGCTGGAAGAAATCACCGCGACGGTGAAGGAATCCAGCATCCGCACCAAGGATACCCGAAATCTCGTGCGCGACGCCCACCTGGCCGCGACCGAATCCGTCAAGGTGGTCAATTTCACCGTGGACGCCATGAGCAGGATCGAAGTCGCCTCAAAGGAAATCAGCAATATCATCAGCGTCATCGATGAAATTGCCTTCCAGACCAACCTTCTTGCCCTGAATGCGGGCGTTGAGGCCGCTCGCGCTGGCGAAAGCGGCAAGGGTTTTGCGGTCGTTGCCCAGGAAGTGCGCGAACTGGCCCAGCGTTCCGCCAAGGCCGCCAAGGAGATTTCGGAACTGATTGCCAAATCCAACAACGAAGTGAAGGACGGGGTCCGTCTGGTCGGGGAAACCGGCAGCGCGCTGACGAGGATCGAGTCTTTCGTGCAATCCATCGACGTCAATATCGAGGCTATTGCGACGGCATCGTCAGAACAATCCACCAGCCTTAGCGAAATCAGCACCGCGGTTAATGCGCTTGACCAGATGACACAAAAGAACGCGGGCATGGTCGGCAGCATGAATGCCATCAGCGAAGCGCTTTCCAGCGGCGCTGCCAAGCTGACAGAACTGGCCAACCGGTTCCAGTTGAATAGACGATCCGCGATCCGCGAGCCGGGAAGCTCCGCCGCGTTGCGCGGCAGCGACAGGCGGGACAGCAACCGCACGGCGGCCTGA
- a CDS encoding amino acid permease, which yields MTGYSDVDKQEDLHILHSMGYAQELERRMSSFSNFAISFSIICIVSGGINSLAQATSGAGGAAIGIGWPLGCLISGVFALGMAQIASAYPTAGGLYHWGSILGNRFTGWVTAWFNLIGLVTVLGAINVGTWGFFAGSIAGWFGINVDTTTAGGFANQILFVAAITAVQALINHLGIKLTAKLTDLSGYLIFITAIALTIVCLIGVKDWDFSRIWTFTNYSGTPAGDAPVWPQTGSVWYIFALSLLLPIYTITGYDASAHTSEETIKASESVPKGIISSVFWASLFGYIMLLAFLLAIPDMNEAAAQGWNVFFWTLNSITNPVVANILYLAIFVAQFICGLATVTSVSRMIYAFSRDGGLPASKALSSVSPRFRTPATAIWVGAVLSVLFVWGASLVTIAGASAYTIVVSCTVIFLFLSFAIPIVLGMKVIGTAKWPKMGPWNMGIGAYRFVGLLVILAMVVIFIIGVQPPNQWALYITVGFLALTALIWVLFEQRRFKGPPIGDEVAKRQAEIAAAEKAVGQG from the coding sequence ATGACCGGTTATAGTGACGTCGATAAGCAGGAAGACCTGCATATCCTCCATTCCATGGGCTATGCGCAGGAGCTGGAGCGGCGCATGAGTTCGTTCTCGAACTTTGCGATTTCCTTCTCGATCATTTGTATTGTGTCCGGCGGCATCAATTCGCTGGCCCAGGCGACATCCGGGGCCGGTGGGGCGGCCATCGGTATCGGCTGGCCGCTGGGCTGCCTTATCTCCGGCGTTTTCGCGCTCGGCATGGCGCAGATCGCCTCGGCCTATCCGACCGCTGGCGGGCTTTATCACTGGGGCTCTATCCTCGGAAATCGGTTCACCGGCTGGGTGACGGCCTGGTTCAACCTGATCGGCCTGGTCACGGTGCTCGGTGCTATCAATGTCGGCACCTGGGGCTTTTTCGCTGGCTCGATTGCCGGTTGGTTCGGCATTAATGTCGATACGACGACGGCGGGCGGCTTTGCCAATCAGATCCTGTTCGTGGCCGCGATTACGGCGGTGCAGGCGCTGATCAACCATCTCGGCATCAAGCTCACCGCCAAGCTGACGGATCTCTCGGGTTACCTGATCTTCATCACCGCCATCGCGTTGACAATCGTCTGCCTGATCGGCGTGAAAGACTGGGATTTCTCGCGGATCTGGACCTTCACCAATTATTCCGGCACGCCGGCTGGCGATGCGCCGGTCTGGCCGCAAACCGGCAGTGTCTGGTATATCTTTGCCCTCAGCCTGCTGTTGCCGATCTATACGATCACCGGTTACGACGCCTCCGCCCATACCTCGGAGGAAACCATCAAGGCTTCGGAATCGGTGCCGAAGGGGATTATTTCCTCGGTTTTCTGGGCATCGCTGTTTGGCTACATCATGTTGCTGGCTTTCCTCCTGGCCATTCCCGATATGAATGAAGCCGCAGCCCAGGGCTGGAACGTGTTTTTCTGGACGCTGAACAGCATCACCAACCCGGTTGTCGCCAATATTCTCTATCTGGCGATTTTCGTTGCGCAGTTCATCTGCGGTCTGGCAACCGTCACTTCGGTATCACGGATGATCTATGCCTTTTCGCGTGATGGCGGCCTGCCTGCGTCCAAGGCGCTTTCCAGCGTCAGCCCACGGTTCCGTACCCCTGCCACGGCGATCTGGGTCGGAGCGGTGCTGTCAGTGCTGTTCGTCTGGGGTGCGTCGCTTGTTACCATTGCCGGGGCCTCGGCCTATACGATTGTCGTGTCCTGCACGGTGATCTTCCTGTTCCTGTCCTTCGCCATTCCGATCGTGCTCGGCATGAAGGTGATCGGTACGGCGAAATGGCCAAAAATGGGGCCGTGGAACATGGGCATCGGCGCCTACAGGTTTGTCGGCCTGCTGGTCATCCTGGCCATGGTGGTCATTTTCATCATCGGCGTGCAGCCACCCAATCAGTGGGCGCTGTACATCACGGTCGGCTTCCTGGCACTGACGGCGCTGATCTGGGTTCTGTTCGAGCAGCGCCGCTTCAAGGGGCCGCCGATTGGCGATGAAGTGGCAAAACGGCAGGCGGAAATTGCCGCTGCGGAAAAGGCTGTCGGTCAAGGCTGA
- a CDS encoding ABC transporter substrate-binding protein, producing the protein MVVASAAYASAEPSAELIAAAKKEGMLTTIALPHDWCGYGDVIAGFKKKYPEIKVNELNPNAGSGDEIEAIKANKGNTGPQAPDVIDVGLSFGPAAKKDGLVQPYKVSTWDSIPASAKDADGYWYGDYYGVLAIGVNKDIVKDVPKSFADLTDAKYANSVAMPGDPRTGNSSMMTVYAAGSAKSGKAGADAATAGIEFMKALKEKGNLVPVNGSAQNMAQGTTPILFDWDYNVLAMRDKLAGNPPMDVVVPSDSVIAGVYVQAISAFAPHPNAAKLWMEYLYSDEGQLGWLAGYCHPIRFNDLAEKKKIPQALLDKMPDAAGYAKAIFPSLDEQSAAKAVVAADWAKQMGAQ; encoded by the coding sequence ATGGTCGTCGCATCGGCCGCCTATGCAAGCGCCGAACCGAGCGCCGAGCTGATCGCAGCTGCCAAAAAAGAAGGCATGCTCACCACCATCGCCCTGCCCCATGACTGGTGCGGCTATGGCGACGTGATCGCCGGCTTCAAGAAGAAATACCCTGAAATCAAGGTCAACGAGCTGAACCCGAATGCAGGTTCCGGCGACGAAATCGAAGCCATCAAGGCCAATAAGGGCAATACCGGCCCACAGGCTCCCGATGTCATCGACGTTGGCCTGTCCTTCGGTCCTGCGGCCAAGAAAGACGGTCTCGTTCAGCCCTATAAGGTTTCCACCTGGGATTCGATCCCTGCTTCGGCCAAGGATGCCGATGGCTATTGGTATGGCGATTATTACGGCGTTCTCGCTATCGGCGTGAACAAGGATATCGTCAAGGACGTGCCGAAGAGCTTTGCCGACCTGACCGATGCGAAATATGCCAATTCCGTAGCCATGCCTGGCGATCCGCGCACCGGCAACAGCTCGATGATGACGGTTTATGCTGCTGGCTCCGCAAAGTCGGGCAAGGCTGGCGCTGACGCCGCCACCGCCGGGATCGAGTTCATGAAGGCGCTTAAGGAAAAGGGCAATCTCGTGCCGGTCAACGGTTCGGCCCAGAACATGGCGCAGGGCACCACGCCGATCCTGTTCGACTGGGACTATAACGTGCTTGCCATGCGCGACAAGCTCGCTGGCAACCCGCCGATGGACGTTGTCGTTCCCTCGGATTCGGTTATCGCCGGCGTTTATGTCCAGGCAATTTCGGCCTTCGCACCGCATCCGAATGCTGCCAAGCTGTGGATGGAATATCTCTATTCCGACGAAGGTCAGCTCGGCTGGCTGGCTGGCTATTGCCATCCGATCCGCTTCAACGACCTGGCTGAAAAGAAGAAGATTCCGCAGGCCCTGCTCGACAAGATGCCGGATGCCGCAGGCTATGCCAAGGCGATCTTCCCATCTCTGGACGAACAGTCTGCCGCCAAGGCCGTCGTTGCCGCCGATTGGGCAAAGCAGATGGGCGCACAATAA
- a CDS encoding ABC transporter ATP-binding protein has protein sequence MSFLRIEAVSKSFAANTVVKEFDLPVNKGEFISFLGPSGCGKTTVLRMVAGFETPSSGSIVIDGQDVTKLPPNRRRIGMVFQAYALFPNMNVFDNVAFGLKIAKKPKAEIHSRVMEMLKLIHLDHLAERYPYQMSGGQQQRVALARALAPKPQVLLLDEPLSALDAKIRVSLREEIRQIQRQLGITTVFVTHDQEEALSISDRIVVMNGGRADQIGTPSEIYNHPQTRFVASFVGTLNLIDAKVVDTSTNTILIGDQQVSLKKPLGKANGETVTVALRPEAGSPAEGAKGDVRISGKVTSSHFLGSVIRTRLDVGGVTLSFDMFNDPGVTPAMIGETITLKFAGDDLMVVAD, from the coding sequence ATGAGTTTCCTCAGGATCGAAGCGGTCAGCAAGAGTTTCGCGGCCAATACCGTCGTCAAGGAATTCGATCTGCCGGTGAATAAAGGTGAATTCATCTCCTTCCTGGGACCGTCCGGCTGCGGCAAGACAACCGTTCTGCGCATGGTGGCGGGGTTTGAAACGCCCTCCTCCGGCTCGATTGTCATCGATGGGCAGGACGTCACGAAACTGCCGCCCAATCGCCGCCGGATCGGCATGGTGTTTCAGGCCTACGCGCTGTTTCCCAACATGAATGTGTTCGACAACGTCGCCTTCGGCCTGAAGATCGCCAAAAAGCCCAAGGCGGAAATTCACAGCCGGGTGATGGAAATGCTGAAGCTGATCCACCTCGATCATCTGGCCGAGCGCTATCCCTACCAGATGTCCGGCGGCCAGCAGCAGCGCGTGGCGCTGGCCCGGGCGCTGGCGCCAAAGCCGCAGGTTTTGCTGCTCGATGAGCCGCTGTCGGCGCTGGATGCCAAAATCCGCGTGTCGCTGCGCGAGGAAATCCGCCAGATCCAGCGCCAGCTCGGCATTACCACCGTATTCGTGACCCATGACCAGGAAGAGGCCCTGTCGATATCCGACCGGATCGTGGTGATGAACGGCGGGCGCGCCGATCAGATCGGCACGCCTTCAGAAATCTACAATCATCCCCAGACCCGTTTCGTCGCCTCCTTCGTCGGCACGCTCAACCTGATCGACGCCAAGGTGGTGGATACATCCACCAATACGATCCTGATCGGCGACCAGCAGGTGAGCCTGAAAAAGCCGCTGGGCAAGGCCAATGGCGAGACTGTTACCGTGGCTTTGCGCCCGGAAGCCGGATCGCCTGCCGAAGGCGCCAAGGGAGACGTGCGGATCAGCGGCAAAGTCACCTCAAGCCACTTTCTCGGCTCGGTCATCCGCACCCGGCTGGATGTCGGCGGCGTGACACTGTCCTTCGACATGTTCAACGACCCGGGCGTTACACCGGCAATGATTGGCGAAACCATCACCCTGAAATTTGCAGGGGACGACCTGATGGTTGTGGCGGATTAA
- a CDS encoding iron-containing alcohol dehydrogenase, with protein MKIFANWSYPTDIRVGRGRIEELGEACKSLGMRNPLLVTDRGLASLAITRVAKETLSDAGLDHALFADVEPNPTELNLEAGLVAFRQGGHDGVVAFGGGSGIDLGKCVAFMAGQTRSVWDFAAGTEGWRDADESAILPVVTVPTTAGTGAEVGRTCVITNTVTHVKTAIFHPKMLPAIVICDPELTVGMPKSITAGTGMDAFAHCLEAYCSPVYHPLGQGIAIEGMRLVKEFLPKAYRDPVDLEARLNMMSAAVMGSIALQKGLGAIHALSHPIGAVYNTHHGTTNAVLMPMVVSFNRKAIERKIEKLAGYLEIQGGFDGFHDFLMVFREDLAIPHNLSELGVPGDRLDDLAAMAIRDASAASNPVKMTLENTTALLAECF; from the coding sequence ATGAAAATCTTTGCGAATTGGAGTTATCCGACCGACATCAGGGTCGGGCGCGGTCGGATAGAAGAGCTGGGTGAAGCCTGCAAATCTCTGGGTATGCGCAATCCGCTGCTGGTGACCGACCGAGGGCTGGCCTCGCTGGCTATTACCAGGGTGGCGAAGGAAACGCTGAGCGATGCTGGGCTGGACCATGCGCTGTTTGCCGATGTCGAACCCAACCCGACGGAGCTTAATCTGGAAGCCGGGCTGGTGGCTTTTCGGCAAGGCGGTCATGACGGCGTTGTCGCTTTTGGCGGCGGGTCGGGGATTGATCTCGGGAAATGCGTGGCTTTCATGGCTGGTCAGACCCGGTCTGTCTGGGATTTCGCCGCTGGCACCGAGGGCTGGCGTGATGCCGACGAGTCGGCAATCCTGCCGGTCGTGACAGTGCCGACCACCGCGGGAACCGGTGCCGAAGTGGGGCGCACCTGCGTGATCACCAATACCGTCACCCACGTCAAGACTGCGATCTTCCATCCGAAAATGCTGCCGGCAATCGTCATTTGCGACCCGGAACTGACGGTTGGCATGCCAAAATCCATCACGGCTGGCACCGGTATGGATGCCTTTGCTCATTGCCTGGAAGCCTATTGTTCACCGGTCTATCATCCACTCGGCCAGGGTATCGCCATTGAGGGGATGCGCTTGGTCAAGGAGTTTCTGCCTAAGGCCTATCGTGATCCGGTGGACCTGGAAGCCCGGCTTAACATGATGTCGGCGGCGGTCATGGGGTCGATTGCCCTGCAAAAGGGGCTGGGGGCCATTCACGCGCTGTCGCACCCTATCGGTGCGGTCTATAATACCCATCACGGCACAACCAATGCCGTGCTCATGCCGATGGTGGTATCTTTCAACCGTAAGGCCATAGAGCGCAAGATCGAGAAATTGGCGGGCTATCTGGAAATCCAGGGTGGCTTCGATGGTTTCCATGATTTTCTGATGGTGTTTCGCGAGGATCTCGCCATTCCGCATAATCTAAGTGAGCTTGGCGTGCCGGGTGATCGGCTGGACGACCTGGCCGCCATGGCGATCCGCGATGCAAGTGCTGCGAGCAACCCCGTCAAGATGACTTTGGAAAATACCACCGCATTGCTGGCGGAATGTTTTTGA
- a CDS encoding ABC transporter permease: MNWDWLGVLPFFLFAILFLIGPILYLIKGSFQNPAGDFTLENFISLATPNIMAAYSLSLRLSLAAACLGAIAGLLVGYAIILGGLPRWVRTAFMTFSGVASNFAGIPLAFAFIATLGRLGLVTVLLRDMFGFNLYGTGFSLFSFWGLAITYLYFQLPLMVLIITPALDGLKGEWREAAEILGATRRQYWQMVALPVLTPSILGCFLLLFANAFGTLVTVYALTGSSFGVVPIVLYQQIQGNVLYNPNLGYALAVGMVAIMAVTNTLYLILRSRAERWQK, encoded by the coding sequence ATGAATTGGGATTGGCTGGGTGTGCTGCCGTTTTTCCTGTTTGCCATTCTGTTTCTGATCGGCCCAATCCTTTATTTGATCAAAGGCTCTTTCCAGAATCCCGCCGGTGATTTCACACTGGAGAATTTCATCAGCCTGGCCACGCCCAATATCATGGCCGCCTATTCCCTGTCGCTGCGCCTGAGCCTGGCCGCCGCCTGTCTTGGCGCCATCGCCGGTCTTCTGGTTGGCTATGCCATTATTCTTGGCGGCTTGCCGCGCTGGGTGCGCACGGCCTTCATGACATTTTCAGGCGTTGCCTCGAATTTTGCCGGTATTCCGCTGGCCTTCGCCTTCATCGCCACCCTGGGCAGGCTGGGTCTGGTCACCGTTCTGTTGCGTGACATGTTCGGCTTCAACCTCTATGGCACGGGCTTCAGCCTGTTCTCCTTTTGGGGCCTGGCGATCACCTATCTGTATTTCCAGCTACCCCTGATGGTACTGATCATCACCCCTGCCCTCGACGGGTTGAAGGGCGAATGGCGCGAAGCGGCGGAAATTCTCGGCGCCACCCGCAGACAATATTGGCAAATGGTCGCCCTGCCGGTGCTGACACCATCCATTCTCGGCTGTTTCCTGCTGCTATTTGCCAATGCCTTCGGCACGCTGGTCACCGTCTATGCGCTGACCGGCTCCAGCTTCGGCGTCGTGCCAATCGTGCTTTACCAGCAGATTCAGGGCAATGTGCTGTATAATCCCAATCTTGGCTATGCGCTGGCGGTTGGCATGGTGGCGATCATGGCCGTCACAAACACGCTCTATCTTATCCTGCGCAGCCGCGCCGAACGGTGGCAAAAATGA